From the genome of Rhinoderma darwinii isolate aRhiDar2 chromosome 1, aRhiDar2.hap1, whole genome shotgun sequence:
GCAGCTGACAGtctgcagccggccgacccgaaaatcacggccgtgcacgcggctacggtcgtgtgcatgagcccttaaggtTCATTTACACGTGCAGATATTCGCATTAGCGACCTTTGATACGATTGCTGTAAGCGATCATATAGCGATTACGGACACGTATTTACACAGTTTATCATCTCAATATATATTAATATGTATCGTTGGGTCGCCTATTTAACACTGTCACACATCTGCTATCAATAAACGATTCATGTTTATAAACCACAATGTCAGAACGACCAACAATTATTTTTCTGTTCGTATAAACGATTATTTGTACGCTCAAGGAGCGTTCTATCGCTAGTCGTTCAGTCGCTACACCTATTCACAGTAAGCGATTATCGTGCGGTGGAATCTGTTGGTGTAAATAGGGCTCATGTGGAGAACATGACTGGAGGTCATAGACAAACTGTAACATAAAAACTGGTgctaaagtggagtagttgctaaTAGTAACCAATCCAATCCCAGTTCTCAGAGGTGCAATGTATAAGGTGCGACCTGATTGGCGTTTTTCCTTGAACTACATTTTATAAATCTTCCCAAATATTCACGACAGAAACTTTCCATAGCCGAGCACGTGGTAGTTTGCCCAGTCCGTCCCCCTGATAACCCCGCCCTCATGGGGCTGGCGCGACGTCACCGCCTCTTTAAATAGCGGCCAAGTGCAGGGAGGTGAAGCGCACTGAGGCGGACCACTTGTTCGGTGAGTGAAGGGCGGGCTGAGGGGCACGGGGTCACCTGTGCGGCCGCTCCGTTTGTTGCCTCTGGGTGGAGAAGGTTTTTTCCCGTGTCTCTGTCATGGCGGTGGATATACCGTTGTGTTCGGTTTTCTGTGTAGCGGCGCCTCTGCTTTGTCTGATGTCTTGCGTTCACTTTCTACGTGTTCTTGCTCTGTGTCCTCAGGTTAAATACCAGCTGCAAATCTCCTGGCATCATGTCAACAAACGGAACGGAACCCTCTGCCCAGGTGGATGAGACTCCCGAGCAACAGGTGACATGTGGTGACGTTCTGTTATCTCTGCTGGCAGCTACTAGCGATCTGTTCTGTGCCGATAACCGCGTGCCCTTTGCATCTTAGGGCTATGTAAGACTGTGGTGTGTACATTAGGTCATTGATGGAGAACCGGTTACTCTGAATCGTGCTCTGCCTTCTTATTCCGTCTGGAAATGTGGCTAATGTGGCAGCTGCTGTTCACCTTGTCGGTGGGGCAGTGATTTTACACACACCCTATTGGCAAGGGGAATGAGACCACCCAGTTTATAACTTATTCATCCACCTCCAGGAGTTCAAAGAAAATCTTCAGGGGGGGAATAAAATTACTGCCCCACATTCCAGTATCTCTTGGCATGAACTGCCCCCCCTCAGGGCATGAAGAGCCATTGGAAACAGGTGTTGGTGAGATGCCCCTCTTGCAACTATTAGGACCCCTGGTTTAATATAACTCTCTGGGTATGGTTAAGGACTGTGCAGTTTAGGTCCCTTTCCAGATATTTGGGTGATCTGTGTCCCCtgttcagaatcctcatctcttggccagagtggtctAGGCGTCTCTTGCTCTGGGTTCTGCATTAGACGACCCACTGATAGATTCTGTATAatgcttaaaggggctttccagaccctaaaaattgatagcctatcctcgggataggccatcaatagctgataggttGGGGTCTAGCTGTTGGACCCcaccgattagctgttttgaaggggctgcagcgctcgtacgagcacagtTTCCCTTTCATTTCTAGTTACTCACTGAATTGTTGACACGAACGTAGCGGTGATACCCAGGTATTGCGGTATGTTCAATGTGGGAATGCAATACTGTGAACGGGTGCGGTGTCGGTGATTCGAAGTGTGagcaattaaggggaagcagcgctcgtacaagtgctgcggcctcttcaaaatatctgattggtgggggtcccgatagtcagaccctgacccatcagctattgatggcctatcttgaggataggccatcaattttcaggggctggaaaacacctttttattttccctctggcactgcagggaaatgtaacactttAAAGTTTGCCCAGAGATTACTGTATTTCTGGGGGTGCCCACACGTGGACATTCTGTGATCCGCTTATTGtcaaggacccttctaacaagtgggGTCGTCTGCAGTGGCCCTTCCCTCTAATAAAATAAGTGAGATGCGTTCTAGGGAATGGTTGTTTCCCCTTTAGTCAGAAGTGTTCACGATCTACTTGTCTACAGCAGAATGTGGTGGGACGTGTTACACATCTACCTCTTGTCAGCTCTGCATGCAGTGTGGTGAGTGCGGCCTACAATTCTACTAAGGATAGTCACCCGTACATCCGCAACGTTTGTGATGTTGCTGAGAAAGGAGCAAAGACCTTAACTGATGCTGCAGTAACTGGATCAAAGCCTCTTCTAAGCCGACTGGAGCCGCAAAGTGAGTATATTTAacaaaacctttttatttttcccctcctgTTAAGCGTGTGCCTGGTCTTATGGGCTATTAACACCCtttgcactttttaaaaaaagaaacaagtgCTACCTATATGTAAAATTAAGCAACGGTGATTACCTCTATTGAAATTGTCCTACCGTTGTGCTGCTGTAGAGTAACactctctaaggccccatgcacacgaacgtaaaaacgcccgtaattacgggcccatagacttctatcggccatgggtaccttcccgtatgcttacgggaaggtgcccgggctgttgcaaaatatagaacatgtcctattttaggccgtaattacggcacaggcaggcccatagaagtctatggggctcccgtaattacgggtggctttgTGTGTGCACCctaaattacgggagcgttgctaggcgacgtcaggtgaTTCCCCTGTCTGGAGGCTCATGCCtgatttgaataaagagaagcagagaaaatgggtccgtaaatacgggttaaaaatgtgtgacaaaggacctctatttacaggagggaaaaaaatacggtcgtgtgcatggggccttactgaccTCTGGGGGGggccccactgatcctgagaatgaaggggctgcagcactgatTTAGAACTGCATCTCCTTCTACACTTTCCCTACATTCTGGGTTGCTAGGgcactgctgtgcagggaaaaactgatgggaataccactttaagtagATTGTGCCGTGTCAGACAACAGCTGTTGGCCAAACAATCTCCCTGCCCCATAAAAATACTTTCTGTGATCTGCTATGTCGGTatcttgtgtgtgtatagatatgtTTCTCGTAGCCACTTATCTCCTGGAAAGTAAGGATCAGGGCAGATTGAAACCCCACATGCCCAATCATTACCCCCTGAAAGAGGTTGAACCGATAGTCTGCCCCTATAGCTGGTGGCAGTATCCACTAACCACAGACCAATTGCTTTGATCCACGTTAAACAAAAGCTGTCTCTTGGTATTACCCAGTCTTACAGCCGTGTGTCTTAGTTGGAGTGGACAGCACCCTCGAGGATCTTTGGTGGACCTGGCATGCCTCTGCTTTACACTGACAGCTGATGAATTTCAATGGACAccatgtaattcttaatttcccaATTAGTGGCATCCCGGCAGCAGGACACCctggtcttttttatttttctccccgTAAGGATATGGGATTGTCCAATCGGACATCACCTCCACTTCAAGAACCccattaataaaaataaagccaAAACCTTTGCCTTTCTTCTTAGTTGCAACTGCAAATGAACTTGCCTGCAAAGGTTTAGACAAACTGGAATCAACACTGCCTATACTTCACCAGCCAACTGAGAAGGTAAGTGCGAACTGCTCAATTCTCTTATGCCCTCAGGGTTATAGGTTTTCTGTTACAAAGTAACTGCAGAAAACGGACTCTCGCACTtgctcactgtggcattatattggcattaacaggggacactggtgctatctatgtaggcactatctacacagctcTGGGGTTTTCAGGTGGTTAGGacaaagctcttttttttttttttggatggaaATTCTGCTACAGAAGAGCCTTTCATGCTTACCCCGTCTGTCCCgacgtccgctccagcctccctggatgacgttacaggccatgtgacgcttcagcctgtgatcTGCATTCaattgggatgcaacgtcatcccaggaggccggactgccggAAAGTGGGTGTTCTGGCTAAGTTTTATTCTTCTGGCATGGTGTTGTTTTCCAGTGTAAATGCTGCGATTACACTGCAGAAGTTGCAATGCTTGGCTTTCTGTCACAGGTTTTTCATCCTCATTCAATTCAATGGAGAACCTGCAACGTAAAATcagcataaattcacatgctcCGGAATTAAATTCCATAAGtcaagttcttgttttttttctgtttccacaGCAGTGGCATGTGATACTAAATCTcagccactctgctgctactgtaaacgcttcagaaatcctgcagagtttacgctacgagggaacccagcctaaatggcagtttattttgttttttttctttctaccacgtcgtgtgaatatagccttctaGCCCTCTTTACTCTCCCGtcacagcgatccaggctgaCGGGGAGAAGACTGTGTTTAAACCAATCTAGAATTAAAAGCCTCAAGTCGTcagagtaaaaatagttgtgatattccaaACGGTTTCAAAGATATAATCATTAAAGAAGCTCATATCTGAAATTGAAAATTTGAACTggccacaggggcatcaatgaccctttgtCACCAGTCGTGAACCATATTCACAGTGCGGGTTTTAAAAACTTAGTTAACTTTCTTTATACTCCGCGCCCCCCCCTTTAGGGTCCATTGACACTGCAGTTTTATTTTCTTTACCACGATTTGGTGCCTTATGTGCAGCAGCATTTTTACAACAGCATTGCAAAAACTCACCAAATTGTGGTTTTTCTTTTTCCAACCACAGTGGACTTAGAAATAACTCCTGGATTTGGCAAAACTGCCATGTGTGAATTGGCCTTATAGTGGCCTGTTTTCCCGCATGGTTCTTAACGTGTTTCTGCACTACGAcataatagcacgtcgtggtgcgggggtgatCTCACCTGTGGAGCCTGTTCTGTatacagcgggtgtcagctgtgcattACAGCTGATACCTGGGACTAACTGGCAGGAACAGTGATTGctctgcctgtttaaccccttaaatgctgtgagCAATCCAGTGACTGCTTCTTGTGCTCTTCCTGTAATTACGAAAGCACTTATCTATGACCGCTCTGCTATTAGCAGACCTATTTGGAGACTAGTCAGTTAGGCTGGCTTCACACttaggggagatacagacggacgttgcgtttttgcgcgcgcaaaccacgctgcgttttgcgcgcgcaaaaaccatttgacagctgcgtgtcatccgtgtctgatgcgcggctgcgtgattttcgcgtagccgccatcagagatgaggctagtcgacggccgtcactgtccaaggtgctgaaagagctaactctttcagcacccttgacagtgaatgccgaacacatcctatcgaaaaacctgttagaaaaaaagaaagttcgtacttaccgagaacttcccggccgttgccttggtgacgcgcctctcgacatcgggccccacctccctggatgacgcgccagtccatgtgaccgctgcagcctgtgcttggcctgtgattggctggagctgtcacttggactgaattgtcatcccgggaggtcagactggaggaagaagccgggagttagcggtaagtcagaacttagttttttttctacaggttcatgtatattgggatcggaagtcactgtccatggtgctgaaacagtttaactctttcagcaccatggacagtgactatctcctgacgtcgcgtaccgatattttttttttttgccgggttcggccaaaacaagttcggccgaacccggtgaagttcggttcgcttgtccggcttcgctcatctcaaagacactccgtttggatggtcggcaacagaaaagcacgtggagctggtgcgctgtttcagtcggttcgcacggaagttcttctgtgcaacctgcgtggtcttcacgtacccattgacttcaatgggtgcgtgatgcgcgaaatacgcagagttattgaacctgtcgcgctttttgcgcagcagacaaacgctgcgcaaaaagcacggactgtctgtactgccccatagacttgtattggtccatgcgtgccgcgtgagaaccacacggaccgaatacacgctcgtgtgaatcccccccctTGTTTTGTCTTACTGTGGCTGTTTTTCAGGAACTCTTGCTCCTCAACTAGTTTAtcaatcaaaaacaaaaaaatttgacATGCAACAAAGTGTAAACTTAGCctttagttgggggggggggggggctggttaaTCTGAGTAACGTTCTATTATCGAGTTTAACCACGATATCTCTAGGTTTCAGAGCCGCAATAAGAAACTGCTAAACTTGCAATGCGCTCGACATCAAAACTTCAGCAACAGTGGTCTGGATATGCTAAATGAGACTTTTTGTCTTTGTTCAGGTTGTGTCTGACACAAAGGAGCTGGTGACTGGAGCTCGTGATACTGTAGTTGGTACGGTGACTGGTGCCCGTGATACTGTCACAAGTGCAGTGTCTGGTATAATGGACATGGCAGCTGGTGCAGTACAGGGAAGCATGGACGTGACTCGGTCTGTAGTCTCATCAGTGATGGACACGCATGTAGGGCAGTTTGTAACCAGCAGCCTGGATACAGTCTTGGGGAAGTCTGAGGAGTGGGCCGATCACTACCTTCCTATGACAGATGAAGAGCTGTGTGAGTAACTGGAGGTTTTCCCATGTAACGTACTTGTCCCATTTCTGTTATTTGCTTGCAGTGTAATGTTTGTATGCAGTATCTTTGTTAGCAGGGAAATGGGGGACTAGTTTGAGaattatatatatagtttttttctcccCATCCTGTAATGTTTGTTGCAGTTTTCAAATGTGGAGTAAGTTCTACATAAGAAGCTGCATAATGCTCACTAACATTGTACACTGACCTCTATTCTGTAACTAACATGTCACCTCAACCCAGAAAACCAAGCATTACAAACATGTCTGCTCCAGGCAGCTGTACTTCTAACAATGCGATATAAACCACCACAATCAAGACTAAGGCTATGGAAAGTATCAGTAGCCCATGCTAATGAATTAGATTGCCGCTCTCCCTCTCGTCACATTGTACAGTTGTTTCTATGGGAAAGTCTCCTATTTTACACGAGGTCCTGACTATTGAATGATTTATCCACAGCTCAACTTGCCTCCACTGTAGAGGGGTTTGAAGTAACTCCACTTCAACAACAAAGGGAACAGCAGAGTTACTATGTTCGTTTGGGTTCTTTGTCTTCTCGTCTGCGTCATCGAGCATACCAGCATTCTCTGGGCAAGGTGAGGAGTGCCCAGATCACCACTGTGGCAACTCTAGCACAGCTTCACCAAACTATTGACCTGGTAGGATTCTGTATTGTTagaagaaaaatctaaatgtTGTTCTACTGTAGTTTCTAAAGAGATttatatcatatattttttttgttgcaaagATGGAAACAGTCAAGCAGAGCGTTCATGGTGGCCAAGAGAAACTGCACCAGCTGTGGCTGGAATGGAGTCTCAAGCAATCGGGAACCACATCTGAAGATGTGGAGACTGAACCTGAACAGGTGATGAATTTGAAGGTTGAACAGTGtggaatatgtatatattttttttccattatatgTTCTGTGGTAAAATGGCAGTTTCTGCTGCAGTTTgctgtttgttgcaggtttttacccccccccccaccccatcaAGTTCAATGGGTAAAACACATTCTAATTATGTTTTGGCTGAGCTAGTGGATGGAGCCTAGCGATCACGTCTGTCATACATTGGGGAGCAGGTTACAGAACACCCTCAaactgcagcaacatggaggacgtGTGTGGCTGTGAATCCAGCAATGGGTTGGGTAGTACTTGCCAGAAGCTGCAGCCACATATGTTCCTCTGGCTCTCACCCTGCTCCATCTTCTCCCTCTATGGGCAACATGATCCTCCAATGAGCTGATGGTCCATCTTGTTTTGAGGAGATAGTAAAAGCAGTAACTTGTGAGTGATGAGAGGAGCCTAGTAAGTGGAGAGATAATTACATAGTCTTATATTCGCATGTACTACTGATTTACGCAAAGTTTGTGTACAAGACATGATGGTgactatttatttcttttttgcagCCTTTGGATTCTCGAGTGTTATCCATGACCCGTATGCTGACCAAGCAAATACAAACTACTTGCTTTAGTCTAGTCTCCGGGGCACAGGGTCTTCCAGCCAACATACAGGACCGAATGCAACAACTCCGGCAAACTGCTCAGGACCTTCATGCTTCCTTCTCCTCTGCTCACTCACTTGGAGATATTTCTGCAGGAATTCTGATACAAAGCAGAGAACGAGCCGCAAAAGTCCATGACCACGTGAATGAGCTTTTAAGCTATGTGGTGGCAAATACTCCCTTGACGTGGCTGGTAGGCCCTTTTGCCCCTCAGCTGGTTGAACATCCAGAAACGCCTGAAGATCCTGAGAAGCGGCAATAAGTAATCTGTTGCCCCAAATGTATGCACTTAATCTTGGTCTGAGGTAGGACTTGTCTTTGTGAGGCTTCTACAGTTTGGCTGATCGCTCTGCTTTAGAACTAGTgcttgggtatcgactccacattGTTCTTGTACTGTTATGCCAATTTATAAAATGTACTTTGCAGTCACTTTGGATTTGTCTGTATTTTCTTCTAGTGTAACTGACCAGGCTTCTTCTGCAGGTAGGGCTTACACTACCATTGGGCTAGTAACTAAACTCCTCACACAGCCTGTCTGAATGGTTCCGTTCACACCACACTTGGACAGTACAGTTGTGGTTTTTACTTGTTGGCGCTTAAATAGTATTttggtatacattaaacgtatgcAGAAAAATGGCTTTTGTGAACAATGTGCTACACCAGTACCAGCTGTAAAACCACAGTAAACTGTCTCTTGGCCTCGCATATTGTGGCTGAGCCACAGGAATTGCTGTGATGGTACCCTAACACTCGGGGCTTAGACGAACGTGCTATACATCAGTGAAACGCGCGTGGttgtcacgcgccttgcacggacctatgttagtttgTTTTTACACGCAGCTGGTAGCCACTGCCTAAaattcacaacatgtcctatatttgtgcgtttctcgtgcatcacgcacccattgaagtcaatgggtgtgtgaaaatcacacggaagcacttccgtgtgattcgcgcaagagcagtaaagtGTGaatgaaaagcaccacgtgattttctgtttacaaacatagtgtcataatggcagctgcgcaaaaatcacgccgccacgcatcatatggttatgacacatggagctgttcagTACCTTTTTGCGCGTGGAAAACACATtcgcgtgtaaatccggcctcaaaGTAATGTATTAATTAA
Proteins encoded in this window:
- the LOC142759798 gene encoding perilipin-3-like; its protein translation is MSTNGTEPSAQVDETPEQQNVVGRVTHLPLVSSACSVVSAAYNSTKDSHPYIRNVCDVAEKGAKTLTDAAVTGSKPLLSRLEPQIATANELACKGLDKLESTLPILHQPTEKVVSDTKELVTGARDTVVGTVTGARDTVTSAVSGIMDMAAGAVQGSMDVTRSVVSSVMDTHVGQFVTSSLDTVLGKSEEWADHYLPMTDEELSQLASTVEGFEVTPLQQQREQQSYYVRLGSLSSRLRHRAYQHSLGKVRSAQITTVATLAQLHQTIDLMETVKQSVHGGQEKLHQLWLEWSLKQSGTTSEDVETEPEQPLDSRVLSMTRMLTKQIQTTCFSLVSGAQGLPANIQDRMQQLRQTAQDLHASFSSAHSLGDISAGILIQSRERAAKVHDHVNELLSYVVANTPLTWLVGPFAPQLVEHPETPEDPEKRQ